A stretch of the Teredinibacter haidensis genome encodes the following:
- a CDS encoding cellulase family glycosylhydrolase, which translates to MRALPINSGISAANTFKENVIHLFRYTFLILLASISFVTTVHANGLVSGNGQLSISGGSLVNQNGERFQLRGMSSLGLQWSDAAPWMNYDSIKWLRDDWNSNVIRAAMYTEEEGYIFDAGVANKVWEIADAAIELDMYVIVDWHILSDGNPQTHQSEAINFFEEVANRYGNTPNIIYEIANEPNGASWSDNIKPYAEAVIPAIRNIDPDGVVIVGTPNWSQYVTDAAENPLSYNNIAYAVHFYACTHGQWLRDEISSALSQGAAIMSTEFGLSDSSGDGGVCESDTTTWLNFYDQNNISWMNWSLSTRLESSAALNPGASTTGDWSDSDLTQSGRYIRNRLRSYEDVSSGSSSSSSSSSSSSSSSSSSSSSSSSSSSSSSSSSSSSSSSSSACIDGVLECQWYSNGIWPLCENQDSGWGWEDSQSCIGLTTCENQSGGSGGVIGTTCDGSSSSSSSSSSSSSSSSSSSSSSSSSSSSSSSSSSSSSSSSSSNGGGSCEYTISNSWSTGFTGSITITNNGSSTINGWEVSWQYSNNQITSSWNADISGSNPYTASNLNWNASIAPGSSVTFGFQGTGSTAEAPTVTGSVCN; encoded by the coding sequence ATGCGAGCCCTCCCTATTAACAGTGGTATAAGCGCAGCAAACACATTTAAAGAAAACGTAATCCACCTGTTTAGATACACATTCCTCATCCTATTGGCGAGCATAAGCTTCGTCACAACAGTACACGCGAACGGCCTGGTCAGCGGCAACGGTCAATTGAGTATCTCCGGCGGCTCCCTGGTCAACCAAAATGGTGAGCGTTTCCAGCTTCGCGGCATGAGTTCCCTGGGCCTACAGTGGTCTGACGCAGCTCCCTGGATGAATTATGACTCCATTAAGTGGTTACGCGATGACTGGAATAGTAATGTTATTCGCGCCGCCATGTATACCGAAGAAGAGGGCTACATTTTTGATGCCGGCGTTGCCAACAAGGTATGGGAAATTGCAGACGCAGCAATCGAACTGGATATGTACGTCATTGTCGATTGGCATATTTTGTCTGATGGCAATCCACAAACCCACCAGAGTGAGGCAATCAATTTTTTCGAGGAAGTTGCTAATCGCTACGGTAATACACCGAACATTATTTACGAAATTGCGAACGAGCCCAATGGCGCCAGCTGGAGTGACAACATCAAACCCTATGCCGAGGCCGTTATTCCTGCAATTCGCAATATCGATCCCGATGGCGTCGTTATAGTTGGCACACCCAATTGGAGCCAGTACGTCACCGACGCTGCCGAAAACCCTCTGAGCTACAACAACATTGCCTACGCGGTTCACTTCTATGCCTGTACCCATGGCCAATGGTTGCGCGACGAGATCTCCAGCGCGCTGTCCCAAGGTGCAGCCATAATGTCAACCGAGTTCGGCCTCTCCGATTCCAGCGGTGATGGCGGCGTTTGCGAAAGCGATACCACAACCTGGTTGAATTTCTATGATCAAAATAATATCAGCTGGATGAACTGGTCGCTTAGTACCCGTCTCGAAAGCTCCGCCGCTTTAAATCCTGGAGCCAGTACCACTGGAGACTGGAGTGATAGCGATCTGACTCAGTCTGGCCGTTATATCCGCAATCGCCTGCGCAGTTATGAAGATGTTTCCAGTGGCAGCAGCTCGTCCAGCAGTTCTTCGTCAAGCTCTAGCAGCTCATCCAGCAGTTCTTCGTCAAGCTCTAGTAGTTCATCCTCTAGCAGCTCCAGTTCCAGCAGCTCATCGTCATCCAGTTCAAGCGCCTGCATCGATGGCGTATTAGAGTGTCAATGGTACAGCAATGGCATTTGGCCTCTGTGTGAAAATCAGGATAGCGGCTGGGGATGGGAAGACAGCCAAAGCTGTATTGGCCTCACGACGTGTGAAAACCAGAGTGGCGGGAGTGGCGGCGTTATAGGTACGACTTGCGACGGTTCCAGTTCTTCATCCAGCTCCAGTAGTTCTTCATCCAGCTCTAGCAGTTCGTCATCCAGCTCTAGCAGTTCGTCATCCAGCTCCAGTAGCTCGTCCAGCAGTAGCTCATCGTCCAGTTCCTCCAGCAACGGAGGTGGTAGCTGTGAATACACCATTAGCAATTCCTGGAGCACAGGGTTTACCGGGTCGATCACCATTACGAACAACGGTTCCAGCACAATCAACGGCTGGGAAGTCAGCTGGCAATACAGCAATAACCAGATCACCAGTAGTTGGAATGCTGATATCTCCGGCAGTAACCCCTATACAGCCAGCAACCTGAACTGGAACGCCTCAATCGCCCCGGGAAGCTCCGTCACTTTTGGCTTCCAGGGTACCGGCAGCACGGCCGAAGCACCGACCGTGACTGGATCGGTATGTAACTAA
- a CDS encoding glycoside hydrolase family 6 protein, with translation MNSKSFKKTLRLGGAALAFAMTSSSALAAITCDATFVNTWGSGYQMDVTVSNDGSAVSGWEIALDFGEAPQMTGSWNASLSESGNILTASNINWNGNLASGGSASFGFQGNHDGSLNTPTCYSTDNSSSSSSSSSSSSSSSSSSSSSSSSSSSSSSSSSSSSSSSSSSSSSSSSSSVSSSSSSVSSSSSSSSSSTDQCEQVCDWYGTNYPVCDNQDSGWGWENSSSCIGTQTCNSQDASSGGGVVDSCNTSSSSSSSVSSSSSSVSSSSSVSSSSSSVSSSSSSSSSSSSSSSSSSVDYGDAAGRDNPFENAKWYVDPIWSAKAAAEPGGSAIANQSTFVWMDRIGAIAGPEDGDGMGLRDHLNEALAQEANLFQFVVYDLPNRDCAALASNGELRISENGFQRYQDEYIAGITDVISDPAFASIRIIAVIEVDSLPNLVTNLDEADCQEANGEGGYVDGIQHALNELGKIPNVYSYVDIAHSGWLGWSDNFSEAVALIGDAILATDKGANSIAGFASNSANYTPVKEPHMADPNLQVGGNPIRSADFYEWTQYMEELMFVQDWRQAMIDKGFPSTIGILIDTGRNGWGGTNRPEEASSSTDLNTFVNESRIDKRQHRGNWCNQPGGVGFRPQAAPEAGIDAYVWIKPQGESDGVSDPNFEIDPNDPNKQHDPMCNPSSNNTSDTSLGTDAMDNAPHAGRWFPEAFQLLIENAYPPLD, from the coding sequence ATGAATTCAAAATCATTTAAAAAAACTTTGCGCCTCGGCGGAGCGGCATTAGCGTTTGCTATGACCTCTTCATCCGCACTGGCAGCAATTACTTGTGATGCTACCTTCGTAAATACTTGGGGTAGCGGTTACCAGATGGACGTTACAGTAAGCAACGATGGTAGCGCCGTTTCCGGTTGGGAGATTGCGTTAGACTTCGGTGAAGCTCCGCAAATGACCGGCAGCTGGAATGCATCACTCAGTGAATCTGGAAACATTCTTACCGCAAGCAACATTAACTGGAATGGAAATTTGGCTAGTGGCGGTAGCGCCTCTTTCGGTTTTCAAGGCAACCACGATGGAAGCTTGAACACCCCAACCTGCTACAGCACAGATAACAGCTCTAGCTCTAGCTCTAGCTCTAGCTCTAGCTCTAGCTCTAGCTCTAGCTCTAGCTCTAGCTCTAGCTCTAGCTCTAGCTCTAGCTCTAGCTCTAGCTCTAGCTCTAGCTCTAGCTCTAGCTCTAGCTCTAGCTCTAGCTCTTCCAGTGTTAGCTCTAGCTCTTCCAGCGTTAGCTCCAGCTCTTCCAGCAGCTCTAGTTCAACGGATCAATGTGAGCAAGTATGTGATTGGTACGGAACCAATTATCCGGTATGCGATAACCAAGACAGTGGTTGGGGTTGGGAAAACAGCAGCAGCTGTATCGGGACTCAAACCTGTAACAGTCAGGATGCAAGTAGCGGTGGTGGTGTAGTCGATAGCTGCAACACAAGCAGCTCGTCCTCCAGCAGTGTTAGCTCCAGCAGCTCAAGTGTTTCATCCTCAAGCAGTGTTAGCTCCAGCAGCTCAAGTGTTTCATCCTCAAGCAGCAGCTCCAGCTCTTCGTCCAGTAGCTCCAGCTCTTCCAGTGTTGACTACGGAGATGCCGCTGGCCGCGACAACCCGTTCGAAAATGCCAAGTGGTATGTTGACCCAATCTGGTCTGCAAAAGCCGCTGCCGAGCCTGGTGGTAGCGCCATTGCAAACCAGAGCACCTTCGTGTGGATGGATCGCATTGGAGCCATTGCCGGCCCTGAAGATGGTGACGGCATGGGTCTGCGTGATCACTTGAACGAAGCCTTAGCTCAAGAGGCTAACCTATTCCAGTTCGTAGTTTACGATCTGCCAAACCGTGACTGTGCTGCACTAGCCTCAAACGGCGAGCTACGCATTTCAGAGAACGGTTTCCAGCGCTATCAGGATGAATATATCGCCGGTATTACTGACGTTATTAGCGACCCCGCTTTCGCCAGCATCCGCATTATCGCTGTCATCGAAGTGGATTCACTACCCAACTTGGTAACTAACCTCGACGAAGCAGACTGCCAGGAAGCGAACGGTGAAGGTGGTTACGTAGATGGTATTCAGCACGCCCTGAACGAGCTAGGCAAAATTCCTAACGTATACTCCTACGTCGATATTGCACACTCTGGATGGTTAGGCTGGAGCGATAACTTCTCCGAAGCCGTTGCTCTGATTGGTGACGCTATTTTGGCAACAGATAAAGGTGCTAACAGCATTGCTGGATTCGCATCTAACTCCGCCAACTACACACCCGTAAAAGAGCCACATATGGCAGACCCCAATTTACAGGTAGGTGGAAACCCCATCCGTTCTGCAGACTTCTATGAGTGGACTCAATACATGGAAGAGCTCATGTTCGTTCAGGATTGGCGTCAAGCTATGATCGACAAGGGCTTCCCCTCAACTATTGGTATTTTGATCGATACTGGCCGCAACGGTTGGGGTGGAACAAACCGCCCAGAAGAAGCGTCTTCCAGCACTGACCTTAACACCTTTGTTAACGAAAGCCGCATCGACAAGCGTCAGCACCGTGGGAACTGGTGTAACCAGCCTGGTGGTGTGGGCTTCCGTCCTCAGGCAGCCCCAGAAGCAGGTATTGATGCTTATGTATGGATTAAGCCACAGGGTGAATCTGATGGTGTAAGTGATCCTAACTTTGAGATCGATCCTAACGATCCGAACAAGCAGCACGACCCAATGTGTAATCCATCATCCAACAACACCTCCGATACCTCTCTCGGAACAGACGCTATGGATAATGCTCCCCACGCTGGCCGCTGGTTCCCAGAAGCATTCCAGTTGCTGATAGAAAATGCTTACCCTCCTCTCGACTAA
- a CDS encoding cellulase family glycosylhydrolase, with amino-acid sequence MINTNMKGLLTAVAAAALTTSAAFADVPALTVSGNQILSGGQAKSFAGNSFFWSNTGWGQERFYAAETVRWLKNDWNATIVRAAMGADEDGSYQEDPQGNISRVRALVDAAIAEDMYAIIDFHTHHAEDKQADAIAFFEEMARTYGNNNNVVYEIYNEPLQISWSGTIKPYAEAVISAIRAIDPDNLIVVGTPSWSQDVDAASNDPITSYSNIAYTLHFYAGTHGESLRNKARTAMSNGIALFATEWGSVNANGDGAPNESETRAWMDFLKQNNISHLNWAVSDKAEGASIVVEGAPTSGWSDSQLTAAGRFAKDIVSNWGTSINTNPTSSSSSSYSSSSSSSSSSSSYSSSSSSSSTGQCEQVCDWYGTNYQVCDNQDSGWGWENSASCIGPNTCNSQSGNGGVVDSCGSNSQSSSSVSSSSSSSSSSSSSSSSSSSSSSSSSSSSSSSSSSASNGGVTCVASYANSWGSGYQMNVEVTNSGSSSINNWTIELDFGESPQVTSSWNVDLSTSGNTVTASNISWNGNLGAGQSTSFGLQGNSDGSLNTPSCTGL; translated from the coding sequence ATGATAAATACCAATATGAAAGGTCTACTTACTGCGGTCGCCGCCGCCGCATTGACAACCTCCGCAGCCTTCGCCGACGTACCGGCGCTGACAGTAAGCGGAAATCAAATATTAAGTGGTGGACAGGCAAAAAGTTTTGCCGGAAACAGCTTCTTCTGGAGTAATACCGGATGGGGCCAAGAGCGTTTTTACGCAGCTGAAACCGTAAGATGGCTCAAAAACGATTGGAACGCGACGATTGTTCGCGCCGCCATGGGAGCCGACGAAGATGGTAGTTACCAGGAAGATCCTCAAGGCAATATAAGCCGCGTACGCGCATTGGTTGATGCTGCCATTGCCGAAGATATGTACGCTATTATCGATTTCCACACTCACCATGCTGAAGATAAGCAAGCCGATGCAATTGCCTTCTTTGAAGAAATGGCGCGTACTTACGGCAACAACAATAACGTTGTGTATGAGATTTACAACGAACCTCTGCAGATCTCATGGAGTGGAACCATTAAGCCTTACGCTGAAGCCGTCATTTCTGCGATTCGTGCCATCGACCCAGATAACCTGATCGTTGTCGGAACACCTAGCTGGTCCCAGGATGTCGATGCCGCGTCTAACGACCCCATTACCAGCTACAGTAACATCGCCTACACCTTGCATTTTTATGCAGGTACCCATGGCGAATCGCTGCGCAACAAGGCACGCACCGCCATGAGCAATGGTATCGCACTGTTTGCAACCGAGTGGGGTTCCGTAAATGCTAATGGTGACGGAGCTCCTAACGAGAGTGAAACCCGCGCATGGATGGACTTCCTCAAGCAAAACAATATTTCACACCTGAACTGGGCTGTAAGCGATAAGGCTGAAGGCGCATCTATTGTCGTTGAAGGTGCGCCTACCAGTGGCTGGAGCGATTCACAGCTAACAGCTGCAGGCCGCTTTGCGAAAGATATTGTGTCCAACTGGGGAACCAGCATCAACACAAATCCGACATCTTCATCAAGCAGTAGCTACAGTTCCTCCAGTAGTTCTAGCTCTTCCAGCAGCAGCTACAGTTCTTCTTCAAGTTCAAGTAGCACCGGCCAATGTGAGCAGGTATGTGACTGGTACGGAACCAATTATCAGGTATGCGATAACCAAGACAGTGGTTGGGGCTGGGAAAACAGTGCTAGCTGTATCGGGCCAAACACCTGTAACAGCCAGAGTGGTAACGGAGGCGTTGTTGATTCATGTGGCTCAAACTCTCAAAGTAGTAGCTCTGTCTCATCATCGTCTTCCAGCTCTTCGTCAAGCAGTAGCTCTTCATCTTCATCAAGCAGCAGCTCTAGCTCTTCGTCCAGCAGCAGCTCATCCAGCTCGAGTAGTGCATCAAACGGCGGCGTGACTTGTGTGGCTAGCTATGCAAACAGCTGGGGTTCCGGTTACCAAATGAATGTCGAAGTTACCAATTCCGGTAGTTCGTCTATCAACAACTGGACAATAGAACTCGATTTTGGCGAAAGCCCTCAAGTTACAAGTAGCTGGAATGTCGACCTTTCCACTTCCGGGAATACCGTGACCGCAAGCAATATCTCGTGGAACGGCAACCTCGGCGCAGGTCAATCAACCTCATTCGGTTTGCAGGGTAATTCCGACGGAAGTCTGAATACGCCGTCCTGCACTGGATTGTAA
- a CDS encoding cellulase family glycosylhydrolase, whose product MNKYFVKKLCKWAGTSALFAATTITTSFAFAGFSVEDGLLLDNYDTPFIMRGVNHAHTWYEDTTEQALADIASVNANSVRIVLSNGAHEEEWGRDSEETVSSIIAQMKELQMVSIVEVHDSTGYPEKAGAAHMSTAVDYWIDIQNALKGEEDYVIINIANEPFGNGVEARDWVDAHIDAITRLRDAGFTHTLMVDAANWGQDWEEAMLTYAPEVFASDPLKNVVFSIHMYQIYNNRNVIDNYLRTFVYDHKLPLVIGEFGADHAGEEVDEASILELANQYNLGYLGWSWSGNSGGVESLDITIEYDVNNLSEWGDFLINSEHGLRATAQTCSCFTGGAGPIYPPQSVPFSQTTLQGVAVEVALQGSDIDGELVESTITSAPANGNISGSGPVVTYTPDNGFSGIDPFNYILIDDDGAESSEATATMVVASAGGTSGKPYCSVEFVRYEEWDAGSHLQLNVTNNSSETISGYDLSWVIGESEDLSGGYNATGFSEEGDTITAHLDADHFNGTLAPGNTASIDYQVSKESGPAQQPSYYLLNELTCSDSEFSGIGGSSSSNSSSSSSSSSSSSSSSSSSSSSSSSSSSSSSSSSSSSSSSSSSSSSESSSSSEIGQCIDMCKWYQDDPRPLCENQDSGWGYENNESCIGLSTCQSQSGDGGVIEICTGNSSSSSSSSSSSSSSSSSSSSSSSSSSSSSSSSSSSSSSSSSSSSSSSAGGINCEVTYINQWASGYQMNVTVTNDSTTTSNGWTIALDFGEAPQVTNSWNAELASEGNVVTASSIGWNGNLSAGGSTSFGLQGNSDGNVTTPICIGL is encoded by the coding sequence ATGAACAAATATTTTGTTAAAAAGTTATGCAAATGGGCGGGAACATCCGCTTTATTTGCAGCAACAACCATCACCACCAGCTTCGCATTTGCAGGATTTTCTGTAGAAGACGGCCTGCTGCTCGACAATTACGACACCCCTTTTATTATGCGCGGCGTAAACCACGCACATACCTGGTATGAAGATACCACCGAACAAGCGCTGGCCGATATTGCCAGCGTAAACGCCAACTCGGTACGCATTGTTTTAAGTAATGGCGCTCACGAAGAAGAATGGGGTCGCGACTCAGAGGAAACCGTATCCTCAATCATCGCACAGATGAAAGAGCTGCAAATGGTGTCCATAGTGGAAGTTCACGATTCCACAGGCTACCCGGAAAAGGCCGGCGCAGCCCATATGTCGACGGCTGTTGACTACTGGATTGACATTCAAAACGCGCTAAAAGGCGAAGAAGATTATGTGATAATTAACATCGCCAACGAGCCTTTCGGTAACGGTGTTGAAGCTCGCGACTGGGTAGACGCACACATTGATGCAATTACGCGCTTACGCGATGCAGGCTTCACCCACACCTTGATGGTCGATGCGGCCAACTGGGGTCAAGACTGGGAGGAAGCCATGCTGACTTATGCTCCCGAAGTATTCGCTTCCGACCCACTGAAAAACGTCGTTTTCAGTATTCACATGTACCAAATCTACAACAACCGTAATGTCATCGACAACTACCTACGCACCTTCGTTTACGACCATAAGCTACCACTAGTCATAGGAGAATTTGGTGCAGATCACGCGGGTGAAGAGGTGGACGAAGCCTCCATTTTAGAATTGGCTAACCAATACAACCTAGGCTACCTTGGCTGGTCCTGGTCCGGCAACAGCGGCGGTGTCGAATCGCTGGATATTACCATCGAATACGATGTAAACAACTTGTCTGAATGGGGTGATTTCCTTATCAACAGCGAGCATGGTCTTCGCGCAACAGCTCAAACCTGCTCCTGTTTTACTGGCGGCGCAGGCCCAATCTACCCACCACAATCCGTTCCGTTCTCTCAAACCACCCTTCAAGGAGTTGCCGTCGAAGTTGCATTACAGGGCAGTGATATTGATGGGGAACTGGTTGAGTCCACCATTACGTCCGCTCCAGCAAATGGCAACATAAGCGGCTCTGGTCCAGTGGTAACTTACACACCAGACAATGGGTTTTCTGGTATCGACCCATTCAACTACATTCTCATCGACGACGACGGAGCTGAATCGAGCGAAGCAACTGCCACAATGGTTGTAGCTTCAGCTGGTGGTACTAGCGGTAAACCCTACTGCTCGGTAGAATTTGTGCGCTACGAAGAGTGGGACGCAGGTTCTCACCTGCAATTGAATGTAACCAATAACAGCAGTGAAACAATTTCGGGCTACGACCTATCTTGGGTTATCGGTGAGAGTGAAGACTTAAGTGGCGGTTACAATGCCACCGGGTTCTCCGAGGAAGGAGACACCATTACTGCGCATCTGGATGCCGACCACTTCAACGGTACTCTTGCGCCTGGCAACACGGCCTCCATCGACTACCAAGTAAGTAAAGAGAGCGGCCCTGCTCAGCAGCCCTCTTATTACTTGCTTAACGAGTTAACTTGTTCAGATTCTGAATTCTCAGGTATAGGAGGCTCATCCTCAAGTAACTCTTCCAGTAGTTCTAGCTCCTCAAGCTCTTCCAGTAGTTCTAGCTCCTCAAGCTCTTCCAGTAGTTCTAGCTCCTCAAGCTCTTCCAGTAGTTCTAGCTCCTCAAGCTCTTCCAGTAGCTCTAGCTCCTCAAGCGAATCCTCGAGTAGCTCTGAAATTGGCCAGTGTATCGATATGTGTAAATGGTACCAGGACGACCCTCGCCCGCTATGTGAAAATCAAGATAGCGGCTGGGGTTACGAGAACAATGAAAGCTGTATTGGATTAAGCACCTGCCAAAGCCAGAGCGGAGACGGCGGTGTTATTGAGATTTGCACGGGTAATTCTTCCAGCTCTAGCAGTAGCTCCTCCAGCTCTAGCAGTAGCTCCTCCAGCTCTAGCAGCAGCTCCTCCAGCTCTAGCAGCAGCTCCTCCAGCTCTAGCAGCAGCTCCTCCAGCTCTAGCAGTTCATCTTCAAGCTCCAGTGCTGGCGGTATTAACTGTGAGGTTACCTATATCAACCAGTGGGCATCTGGGTATCAAATGAATGTCACGGTAACCAACGATTCCACCACAACGTCCAACGGGTGGACCATTGCATTAGACTTTGGAGAGGCTCCACAGGTGACCAACAGCTGGAATGCCGAGCTTGCCAGCGAAGGAAATGTAGTCACTGCATCCAGTATCGGTTGGAATGGCAACCTAAGTGCTGGCGGATCAACTAGCTTTGGCTTACAAGGAAATTCCGATGGAAATGTCACTACACCCATTTGTATTGGGCTATAA
- a CDS encoding glycoside hydrolase family 9 protein, with protein sequence MIKKLCLATSIAAFTLASSGANAQSSFAYGEALQKSLYFYEAQQAGPLPEWNRVAWRSDSVPDDGADVGLDLRGGWFDAGDHVKFGFPMAATVTMVAWGGVDYANAYEQSGQMVHLRNNLRFVNDYFINAHPSANTFYGQVGDGSADHTFWGPAEVLHYKIPESRISMKIDASCPGTDLAAETAAAMASSAMIFQDSDSAYASTLIQHAKELYNFADSTKGTDGKDTAYSNCITGAQGFYTATDGVYYDELAWGALWLYRATGDETYLVKAKQYYTQMGTENQSETPVYSWSQGWNDKAYAVYVMMAALDGDETYHADAQRYLDHWSVGEGSRTPNGLILVDSWGVNRYAANAGYLALFYADQLGSGHALYDRYHSFGKYQIDHILGANPDNQSYVVGFGNNYPTNVHHRGSHGSWSDSSSVPEQQRHILYGAVVGGPQGDTGYIEDRGDYVLNEVATDYNSGFTSAVAALYGQYGGAPLANFPPAEPESVEYLVGAKVNSTSSKYVEIKAVVQNHSTTPAKGNDDLYLRYWYDFSELFEAGLNVGDIIVSSGYNQGSGITGPVQWSGDVYYVQVEFFDDVIFPGGQSEHRRESQFRVAVPDTATGVTWDDTNDPSYDASYTGSDADATYGVEAPKIALYDANGLVWGEEPEQNGSSSSSSSSSSSSSISSSSSSSSSSSSVSSSSSSSSSSSSVSSSSSSSSSSSSVSSSSSSSSEGSCTEMCKWYQDDPRPLCNNQDSGWGWEDSQSCIGITTCESQSGDGGVVSVCTGTSSSSSSSSLSSSSSSSSSSISSSSSSSSSSSSSSSSSSSSTSSTPTGEVSCEVSYVNSWGSGYQMDISVNNNSNTAVNGWTIELDFGETAEVTNSWNADLSTSGNIVTASNISWNGNIVSGSTVSFGFQGNSDGSLNTPSCTVTTP encoded by the coding sequence ATGATAAAAAAATTGTGTCTCGCAACCAGCATTGCAGCGTTTACACTCGCCAGTAGCGGTGCTAACGCGCAATCCAGCTTTGCTTACGGCGAAGCCTTACAAAAATCCCTTTACTTCTATGAGGCCCAACAGGCCGGACCACTGCCCGAGTGGAACCGTGTCGCTTGGCGCAGCGACTCAGTACCCGACGATGGTGCCGATGTGGGGCTCGACCTTCGCGGTGGCTGGTTCGATGCCGGTGACCACGTAAAGTTTGGATTCCCCATGGCCGCGACCGTCACCATGGTTGCCTGGGGTGGTGTTGACTATGCAAACGCTTACGAGCAGTCAGGCCAAATGGTTCACTTGCGCAACAATCTTCGCTTTGTAAACGATTACTTTATTAATGCTCACCCATCCGCCAATACTTTTTATGGCCAGGTAGGCGATGGTAGTGCAGACCACACATTCTGGGGGCCCGCCGAAGTTTTACACTACAAAATCCCCGAGTCGCGCATATCAATGAAAATTGATGCCAGTTGCCCAGGTACGGACCTCGCTGCAGAAACAGCTGCTGCCATGGCCTCCTCTGCAATGATATTCCAGGATTCAGATTCAGCCTACGCTTCAACCCTGATTCAACACGCAAAAGAACTGTACAACTTTGCCGATTCCACCAAGGGAACAGATGGCAAAGATACCGCCTACTCCAATTGCATTACCGGCGCGCAAGGTTTTTACACCGCTACCGATGGCGTTTACTACGATGAACTAGCCTGGGGTGCGCTTTGGCTCTACCGTGCAACCGGTGACGAAACGTACCTCGTGAAAGCCAAGCAGTACTACACCCAAATGGGCACAGAAAATCAGTCTGAAACTCCGGTGTATAGCTGGTCTCAAGGCTGGAACGATAAAGCCTATGCGGTCTATGTAATGATGGCCGCATTAGACGGCGATGAGACTTACCACGCAGACGCTCAGCGCTACCTTGATCACTGGAGTGTTGGTGAAGGCTCTCGCACACCAAACGGCCTGATTTTGGTCGATTCCTGGGGTGTTAACCGCTACGCCGCGAACGCTGGCTACCTAGCCCTCTTCTACGCCGATCAACTGGGAAGCGGACACGCGCTGTATGATCGCTACCACAGCTTCGGCAAATACCAAATCGACCATATCCTAGGCGCCAACCCAGACAATCAGAGCTACGTTGTCGGTTTCGGTAACAACTACCCAACCAACGTTCACCACCGAGGTTCTCACGGTTCCTGGTCCGATAGTAGCAGCGTGCCAGAGCAGCAACGCCACATTTTGTATGGCGCTGTTGTTGGCGGCCCGCAGGGAGATACCGGCTATATAGAAGACCGCGGTGACTACGTGTTAAATGAGGTGGCCACAGACTACAACTCGGGCTTCACCAGTGCAGTTGCTGCGCTTTACGGCCAGTATGGCGGCGCACCTTTGGCAAACTTCCCTCCCGCTGAACCGGAATCTGTCGAATACTTGGTAGGTGCCAAGGTTAATTCTACCAGCAGTAAATACGTGGAAATCAAAGCCGTTGTTCAAAACCACAGCACTACTCCAGCAAAAGGCAACGATGATCTTTATCTGCGCTACTGGTACGATTTTTCTGAGCTCTTCGAAGCGGGTTTAAATGTAGGAGACATTATTGTCAGCTCCGGCTACAACCAGGGTTCTGGCATCACTGGCCCGGTTCAATGGAGTGGCGACGTTTACTACGTGCAGGTGGAGTTTTTCGATGATGTAATTTTCCCCGGCGGCCAATCCGAACACCGCCGCGAATCACAATTTCGCGTAGCTGTACCCGATACTGCAACAGGCGTAACCTGGGATGACACTAACGACCCCTCCTACGATGCCAGCTATACCGGCAGCGATGCAGACGCAACTTACGGTGTTGAAGCACCCAAAATTGCACTCTACGATGCCAACGGTCTTGTTTGGGGCGAAGAGCCAGAGCAAAACGGTTCTTCCAGTTCCAGCAGTAGCTCAAGCTCCTCTTCCAGCATCTCCTCTTCTAGCAGTAGCTCTAGTTCATCCTCCAGTGTTTCGTCTTCTAGCAGCAGCTCTAGTTCATCTTCCAGCGTTTCGTCTTCTAGCAGCAGCTCTAGTTCATCTTCCAGCGTTTCGTCTTCTAGCAGTAGTTCCAGCGAGGGAAGTTGCACCGAGATGTGTAAATGGTATCAGGATGACCCTCGTCCCTTGTGCAACAATCAAGACAGTGGCTGGGGATGGGAAGATTCACAAAGCTGCATTGGCATCACAACCTGTGAAAGCCAGAGTGGCGACGGTGGCGTAGTCTCGGTTTGTACCGGCACCTCATCTTCCAGCAGCAGCTCTTCGTTATCTAGCTCTAGCTCTAGCTCATCTAGTAGCATCTCTTCAAGCTCTAGCTCTTCCAGTAGCAGTTCTTCAAGCTCCAGTAGCTCGTCCTCCAGTACCAGCAGCACCCCCACGGGCGAAGTAAGCTGTGAAGTCAGCTATGTCAATAGTTGGGGCAGCGGCTATCAAATGGATATTTCTGTAAACAACAACAGCAACACCGCTGTCAACGGTTGGACAATTGAGCTGGACTTCGGCGAGACCGCAGAAGTCACCAACTCATGGAACGCAGATCTATCCACTTCAGGCAATATCGTGACGGCAAGCAACATTAGCTGGAACGGCAATATTGTCAGCGGCTCGACGGTATCTTTCGGTTTCCAGGGTAATTCTGACGGCAGCCTAAATACACCAAGTTGTACAGTAACCACCCCATAA